The sequence gactgtatCTTTATaaacaggaagtaaataatggagcttcctgtagaatgacaggaaacagagatctagaattgatgcagaaagtatattggaaaattgtataacgtttcaatgtacaaacaataacatttatttgctaaaagtggacaaacaCTTTAACTTTTAAATATGGGACCTGGAATGTTAAATAATCACATAATACAAGTGTAATGTGGTTTGGACATGTGCTCGGTGATACAGAAGATACAGCTGTCCCAGTTATCGAATACATGGGGTCAAATGTGACAAAATAAAGTAATGGACAGATACAGGGAACAGATGGGAGTAACATATATTTTATTGGTAAGGTTTGTACATGGTTCCATACAAGGAACATCGGACGCCATGATATTCACAGTTGGCATATCTGGGAATAACGTTACATATTGTACACTGACCATCTCTTCTGCACTCATTTAACCCAACTTCATTGTAGTCTTGGTGCTGCGACCTTCCACTTCTCAGCGACAAAGGGAAAGAAGGCTGCCTCCTTCACTCTACGTCGCCCCCTGTCTTATTTGGCGGTAGTAGAGGCTTAGAGTTCCCCATGTTGTACTCCGTGCTGTATATGGCCATATATCAGTTGTAGAACACAGGCTTTTGGTGGATGCGCAGGACGTTATAGGTGTTTAGACCTGGAGCATCAAACCCAGGAGACAATCCTTGAGGGTTGTATTGGTAGAAGTTGAAGAGTTGTCTGTCCTGGGTCTCTAGTGAAACTGCTGCAGTTCCCAAGTGCAAAATGCATGGAAACTCTTTGTCGAACACAACTTGAAAAACCCTCTCCTCCAAGTAGTGAAGCCGGATTGTCCGATAAACCTCTGGGATCAGCTCTTCAATGTGAGGTCCAAATTGCTGCATGACTAGAACTCCATTTGGCCCGACCTTGATCTCATAAAATGTCAGATTTGCATAGGTATAAAATCCAACGTAAGGTACAGGGTTGGGAGCCGGACGGAGTTTCTTCTCCGTCTCTCTAAACGCTTTCTCCATAGCTGGAATCAGATAAGAGTATGTCTTAGTAATGATGTCCTCTTCTTGAGGTCTTGTTCCAGACATGAGGATGATGAAACTCATGTGGAGCTTAGGGATCATGGAAAAAGTAGCAGCATATCCATCCAAGTCGCCGTCCTTGCGGATGATGTCGTAACCCAACTGCTCATTGACTTCCCAAGGGGTCCCAGTTTTGTTAGCGAAATAATCCGAGGAACACTTGAATAGAGGAGTTAGCATTGTCTTCAATGTGTCTGGTTCCAAAATACGGCGGTGGTAGGTTCCCAGAAGAACCATTGCCAGCTTGGCCATATCTGCTGCTGTGGAATACATTTGACCTGATGGGCGATACCAGCCCAGATCATATATAGGTGCCACCTGACCACCACCGTAGAAACCAACAGCCATTTGAGAAATGATTGGAGGTGTAAAGTCAAACCCAGTGTCTTCCATGCCAAGACGGTCCAAGATGTTGTCTGCTACCCAGCGCTGGTACTCTCCTTCAGATGTATGTTCAGCCAAAACGTGGGCAAGCAAGGAAAATGCCAGATTACTGTAGTGACACCTGAATGAAAGAAAAACATCACTGGTGagtttaatataaaataaatcagcTTTCTAAGTGATCTGGGTGGGCATTGAAATGGTCACAACCGGTTTCGACTATTTCCCCTTTCATCCACCTCCATGCCAGGGGcacgtggaggggtgtgaagaggGTGCAGCCTTCTGGCGAGTGGGCCGACACGGGGCGTTCCTGTCTGCACGCCATCGCACACACTGTAGCACGcgactggcatagaaataaaacaCTGCACAGCCGACCACCGTATACATCGAGATAAATACCACCCACTGAGTACAATAAAACCAAGCTAACAAAATTTGTAGCTGTTATATTATATAGCTGtgcattacttaaaggaaacctaccacttgaagtggtaggtgtaagatgcatataccgaacaccagctcagggtgagctggtgccggagcttactttcattagtgtcctatgTAGTGTGCGCGCCTACAtgaaggagagccggtgacgtcacacgcGCACGGTCGTCTGGCATGCTGCGCCgaagctccttcggctgtaaagattaaaaagtgtttaggacactaatgaaagtaagctgcggcaccagctcaccctgaactggtgctcggtatatgcatcttacacctacaacttcaagtggtaggtttcctttaaagcttttTAAAGCTAAACTGTGTCCTTTGGGCCCAATTCCAAGTATTGCTATACGGACCTTTCTATGTCCCTGGTaatgctgtgttcctgtgcccctTTGAGCTATTAGATTTAGAGAATGTTAagagaaaattaaaaaacattgTCAAAGTAACCAAAAATgaccacataggggcagattcacTACCACTTTCCCTCTCAATCATTGAGGTGCTTTAGACACCAACacaatactggggcttatttatccggactatcgtcggatattctgttgatttccgatgtgcgccataTATAACTgtggatttttggcgcacatgattggattttggcacattggtgccggctttcatgtgacacaaattggggggcgggccgtcggacgatacgactgattcggactaagcacgggacttaacatttaaattgtgtcgcaagccaagcacttacatgccccgggaagaagaaggtgaactccagcggacctgatcggggaagcgacagatgcatgatatcgggcgcacgctggtagtgaattgcggcagctgtgcattctcgatGGGGAATGtacctcggggattgcgcaggtatgggtaagtaaatgtgccccactatatgcCAGTCTGAATGTGCAAACATTTTAGGCAGGATAGAAAGGTCAGTGAATGACCTGGAGAATAGATGTTAACTATTGGCCAGTGGTGGACACAGTTTCATGGTACCAGGTTTTGCTGGCCTCATTCTACACTTGGTTGTGAGATTTGCAGTTGGCACAAGTAGTTGGTTTATTCCTTTTGTACACGTGACTTGAGACAAACTGATGATGTCATTGCCAAAGGacatgtgtgatgacatcatcagttcTTGGAGTTGCCACTAGACATGAACAAGATGTTAGATTGTGTGGTGAGTAACAATGTATGTCTCTGAGAAATAGGCTGGTAAGGGATTGGATCCAAGAGAATGGGGCAGATATGGAGCTCATCATAACCTGGACCTCTTGGAAATTACTGTATTATTCATGTAACAATCCCCGGGACCATATAATGGTTGATTTCACTTACTTGGTGCCAGGATCAGCCACCAGAATGTCATCACGGAGAAGCTCAATGGCCTCCTGAGTGGTTCCTTTCCATAGCAGATTTGTGGATCTCAGCCTTCGTGGGAGACCTATACAAATCAAAAACAAAATTCATGGAAGATACTGACCCATATCCCCAAGGGTCCTCTAAGCGTCCTGTCTTCTGGACTACCTGATAGCTGGCTGGCCATCCTCCGCAGTGTCACCGCCGTGGCTTTCACAGGCTGTGTCCCCTTCTCTATAAACGCCAATCCGTCTGCCATGTACTTGTGCTCCATGTTGCGCCCTTTGCCCAGCGGGTTCTTGATGGTGAAGTTGGCGGCGTATCTCTCCAGAGGATCATCCAGAGAGTTCAGTTCTCCTTCTTCCCATAACTTGTACAACATGAGGGAAGGGAACAGCTTGGAGATGCTGGCAATCCTAGGGACAAAATCAAAGGGGAAGTACATTAGAGCTAGggagattttaacttttttggctgTGAAGTGTCTACAGATAATTTCAGAAATACAGTAAAACATTGGTGACATTAATATTGTGAGAAGTATGATGGAGGGAATTTGTCAAGGTTGGGTGATGCATAGGGTGGGAGATACAAGGGGAAGACATCTGGAGGCATCATCATATTATTTGTTGTTGTAGCTTATGTATGTCCCTATGACATAAcacctttttttccccaaatctTCATTACAAATCCTTCTCTTCTATTTTGCTACCTGGTTCAGCACATCATGATTTACACCTGCTGTTGTGTGCTCTTTAGTTACACTATCCTAGCTCATGGGCTGCTTATTATGATGTCATCAAGGTCTACTATTTAAGGGTCCCTCCTCTGTTACTctagtgcctgagcaataggttcccTATGGTTCTGATCATGTTTACGTAAATCATGTGGCAATGATCATCCTTTATATGTAAGGGATAATGGTGAAAAAAAGATGTACAATTCCTTAGACTTTGATGTCTGTCTTAGCTCAGATATCCATTCAGGATCCATAATTCAGAAGGGCTTTATGTGAAGGATAATTCATAAGATATGGGATAtgtgatgggtgtgatgtgtggGGAAGCAAATCCATGTGTTGGGAGGTGATTTTAAGGGTGAAATGTAAGGGATGGGAATTTTACTTGGTGATACATTTCTGGAGATGTTACAGAATAGTTGTCCACCCACCGGTAAATTGTGTACTCATTAGGAGCTGTGGAGAAGGGATCAGATCCATTCTTCTTTCCAAAGTTTCCAGTCCACAGGACGGTGTCATTATAAGTGACTATGGCAGACATTGCGGGAAGTCCAGGAGTCCGGATCTTATTCCTGAGGAACTTGTCCACCTATAAAAGATACAGTCGTATTATGAAGTGGAGGGACAGGTAgttctatatctgtatatatcttTCTCTTGGTGCTGACCTTCTCCAGGGCCTCCTTCAGGACTGGTACAGGGTGCTCTAAAGGCACTGGCTCTGGGAACCGGGGGCACATCTGCACCACATGTGAAGTACTAACTTCCTCCACTGGAGCTAAAAGTCATTGAGAATAAGAAAAAACTGTGTGTGTAAAGTTGAAATATAGGGGACATGTTCATCACATGGGCTTCATCGGTGGaggacatgtggggtatgtacCTGGTTCCTGTTTGGGGAGTTTATATTGCCAGATAAAGCATCCGGTCATTGTGATGGACACTAAGAAGAAAAGTGTTAGTCCTAGATGCGTCCACTTGAATTTCATAGGATTTGTCCGGCTGTGGCCTCTCCTTCTGGACGGCTGCAGGAGAGAGGTGCAATTATCACCAATTTTATCATGGTCATGTCACAACATGTTTAGCATGGGATAAGGTGGAGGTGATGTCATGGCAGTGTTGACCTGAAGTTCCTCTCCATCAATGGAAGAACATGGAAGGTGAGGACACCAGCGACCACCAGCAGCACGAGGGAGAAAATAATGGAGTAAAATGGCAGGTGCCACCTCATTAGTTGTGTGGCTGAAGGATGGAGCGATTTATTCACattcgtctatggtgatggagtcTTTGGTCCCTCCTCTGTAGAGAAAGTCATGGCCCTTCACTGCCAGGTGCTCCTAGAAACAGTCCGAGGCAGCGCTGGGGATTTTCTGTGTAATCTGTAATCCTCAGACCTCGTTCACTGCACAGATTTATGAGGCTGCG comes from Engystomops pustulosus chromosome 6, aEngPut4.maternal, whole genome shotgun sequence and encodes:
- the LACTBL1 gene encoding putative beta-lactamase-like 1 isoform X1 — protein: MDGLPIQPSRRRGHSRTNPMKFKWTHLGLTLFFLVSITMTGCFIWQYKLPKQEPAPVEEVSTSHVVQMCPRFPEPVPLEHPVPVLKEALEKVDKFLRNKIRTPGLPAMSAIVTYNDTVLWTGNFGKKNGSDPFSTAPNEYTIYRIASISKLFPSLMLYKLWEEGELNSLDDPLERYAANFTIKNPLGKGRNMEHKYMADGLAFIEKGTQPVKATAVTLRRMASQLSGLPRRLRSTNLLWKGTTQEAIELLRDDILVADPGTKCHYSNLAFSLLAHVLAEHTSEGEYQRWVADNILDRLGMEDTGFDFTPPIISQMAVGFYGGGQVAPIYDLGWYRPSGQMYSTAADMAKLAMVLLGTYHRRILEPDTLKTMLTPLFKCSSDYFANKTGTPWEVNEQLGYDIIRKDGDLDGYAATFSMIPKLHMSFIILMSGTRPQEEDIITKTYSYLIPAMEKAFRETEKKLRPAPNPVPYVGFYTYANLTFYEIKVGPNGVLVMQQFGPHIEELIPEVYRTIRLHYLEERVFQVVFDKEFPCILHLGTAAVSLETQDRQLFNFYQYNPQGLSPGFDAPGLNTYNVLRIHQKPVFYN
- the LACTBL1 gene encoding putative beta-lactamase-like 1 isoform X2; the protein is MCPRFPEPVPLEHPVPVLKEALEKVDKFLRNKIRTPGLPAMSAIVTYNDTVLWTGNFGKKNGSDPFSTAPNEYTIYRIASISKLFPSLMLYKLWEEGELNSLDDPLERYAANFTIKNPLGKGRNMEHKYMADGLAFIEKGTQPVKATAVTLRRMASQLSGLPRRLRSTNLLWKGTTQEAIELLRDDILVADPGTKCHYSNLAFSLLAHVLAEHTSEGEYQRWVADNILDRLGMEDTGFDFTPPIISQMAVGFYGGGQVAPIYDLGWYRPSGQMYSTAADMAKLAMVLLGTYHRRILEPDTLKTMLTPLFKCSSDYFANKTGTPWEVNEQLGYDIIRKDGDLDGYAATFSMIPKLHMSFIILMSGTRPQEEDIITKTYSYLIPAMEKAFRETEKKLRPAPNPVPYVGFYTYANLTFYEIKVGPNGVLVMQQFGPHIEELIPEVYRTIRLHYLEERVFQVVFDKEFPCILHLGTAAVSLETQDRQLFNFYQYNPQGLSPGFDAPGLNTYNVLRIHQKPVFYN